The Prosthecobacter algae genome includes a region encoding these proteins:
- a CDS encoding hybrid sensor histidine kinase/response regulator translates to MSPASHTPIPSAVKKTANSPPPNPNLNRQTGKEHSASSLSAPPLVLVVDDQARNVQMVKKVLSSDGFQVVTAESGEEALRCISNHWPDLILLDVVMPEMDGFEVCEQIKSNPATQNIPIIFLSGDTGHQSVMTGFAKGGIDYISKPFNKSELLARVRTHVELHRSQVRNLMQVQERRRTLDLIAHEWHKPLQRISLFLSTVYRDMEEADRPGSMLALSKEAMRETHRMLSSVEGFLHQESSAAGAFQEGTAPLGLTTDDLKSMVGKWYVTAKRKLVELILTAPVKPLPVAGLSFAINQIVDAVLSNAVNFTPQAGRIEVRIAEKNGHIVLRVKDNGPGFSDEYLRRQFQPYMHHRDGSTQASLGVGLASAKRIADRIKATMTIGNRTRGAGGYVTVTFPSSAVKLADLETLEEIPSNDL, encoded by the coding sequence ATGTCCCCGGCATCTCATACTCCCATCCCCAGCGCGGTCAAAAAAACCGCCAATTCTCCGCCCCCAAATCCCAACCTCAACAGGCAGACTGGCAAGGAGCATTCGGCCTCCTCCCTCAGCGCCCCGCCTTTGGTCCTGGTGGTGGATGATCAGGCGCGCAACGTGCAGATGGTGAAAAAGGTGCTGTCCAGCGACGGCTTTCAGGTCGTCACCGCAGAGAGCGGGGAGGAGGCCCTGCGCTGCATCAGCAACCATTGGCCGGATCTCATCCTGCTGGATGTCGTCATGCCTGAGATGGACGGCTTTGAAGTCTGCGAGCAGATCAAAAGCAACCCTGCCACCCAGAACATCCCCATCATTTTCCTCTCCGGAGACACCGGGCACCAGTCCGTCATGACCGGCTTTGCCAAGGGTGGCATTGACTACATCTCCAAGCCTTTCAACAAGTCCGAGCTCCTTGCCCGGGTTCGCACGCATGTGGAGCTGCACCGCAGCCAAGTGCGCAACCTCATGCAGGTGCAGGAACGCCGCCGCACTCTGGACCTCATCGCCCACGAGTGGCACAAGCCGCTTCAGCGCATCTCCCTCTTCCTCTCCACCGTTTACCGCGACATGGAGGAGGCCGACCGGCCCGGCAGCATGCTGGCCCTCAGCAAAGAAGCCATGCGGGAAACTCACCGAATGCTGAGCTCCGTCGAAGGCTTTCTGCACCAGGAATCCTCCGCCGCAGGCGCTTTCCAGGAGGGAACCGCCCCGCTTGGCCTAACCACCGATGATTTAAAATCCATGGTGGGCAAATGGTACGTCACGGCGAAGCGCAAGCTGGTGGAGCTGATCCTCACCGCCCCTGTGAAACCGCTGCCTGTGGCCGGCCTCTCCTTTGCCATCAACCAGATCGTGGATGCCGTGCTTTCCAATGCGGTCAACTTTACCCCTCAGGCAGGCCGCATCGAGGTCCGCATCGCCGAGAAAAACGGCCATATCGTGCTGCGCGTGAAGGACAACGGCCCAGGCTTTTCAGACGAATACCTGCGCCGCCAGTTCCAGCCCTACATGCATCACAGAGACGGCAGCACCCAGGCCAGCCTGGGCGTGGGCCTTGCCTCGGCCAAACGCATTGCCGACCGGATCAAGGCCACAATGACCATCGGCAACCGCACCCGTGGTGCAGGCGGCTACGTCACCGTGACCTTTCCCAGCAGCGCTGTGAAACTCGCGGACTTGGAGACTCTGGAAGAGATCCCTTCCAACGATCTGTAA
- a CDS encoding RNA polymerase sigma factor, with the protein MKIAPTSSFTNLDDEALMACLANKEPNALWVIHERYHSILKSIIISVIHDETEADDVLQEVFIQIWTHAANYSVAKGKAAGWLITLARRRAIDRLRQRHSYQLATERLEKASRPSNAYEIESAQHDIENHDIRNYLNSLLQTLPVAQKEVVVLAHLHGMSQRQIASAISLPLGTVKTRLELGMRKLCHIAGGTQHKVM; encoded by the coding sequence ATGAAAATCGCCCCCACCTCCTCCTTCACGAACCTGGATGACGAAGCCCTCATGGCCTGCCTGGCCAACAAAGAGCCAAACGCCCTGTGGGTGATCCATGAGCGTTACCACTCCATTTTGAAGTCCATCATCATCTCCGTTATCCATGATGAAACCGAAGCTGACGATGTTCTTCAGGAAGTGTTCATCCAGATCTGGACCCACGCCGCCAACTACTCTGTCGCCAAAGGCAAAGCCGCCGGCTGGCTCATCACCCTGGCACGCCGCCGCGCCATTGACCGCCTCCGCCAGCGCCACTCCTACCAGCTCGCCACCGAGCGGCTGGAAAAGGCCTCCCGGCCTTCGAACGCCTACGAGATCGAAAGCGCCCAGCACGACATTGAGAATCACGACATCCGCAATTACCTCAACAGCCTCCTGCAGACCCTGCCGGTGGCCCAGAAGGAAGTGGTGGTCCTCGCCCACCTGCATGGCATGAGCCAGCGCCAGATCGCCTCCGCCATCAGCCTGCCGCTGGGCACGGTGAAAACCCGCCTGGAACTGGGCATGCGCAAGCTCTGCCACATCGCTGGTGGCACCCAGCACAAGGTGATGTAA
- a CDS encoding sugar phosphate isomerase/epimerase family protein yields MNQWPIGLSTGCFYQRSIFEVLDGIAESGFRQIEICSFPKHLDYHQHDMVREAGERMRALDLHPFSFHAPFADHIDITSLHEPTRRGAVNELLVACTAAAAMGVRNIVLHPGPEREGRPPQEEFLQHMNHAADSLNMVARKCQDLGVNLLLENMLPHLLFGHTSDMLYLLGQIRECNVGTCLDTGHANLAGELGTVVHKLSGHLKMLHANDNRGNYDAHLNPGEGVIDWRWLLGELKTHQFKGSLILELAGNANESVAETLVRARRAFDYLVEVGPNN; encoded by the coding sequence ATGAACCAATGGCCCATCGGACTTTCCACCGGCTGCTTTTATCAGCGCAGCATTTTCGAAGTGCTCGACGGCATTGCCGAGAGCGGCTTCCGGCAGATTGAAATCTGCTCCTTCCCCAAACATCTGGACTACCACCAGCATGACATGGTGAGGGAGGCTGGCGAGCGGATGCGAGCGCTGGACCTGCACCCGTTTTCCTTCCACGCCCCGTTTGCGGACCACATCGACATCACCTCCCTGCATGAGCCTACCCGGCGTGGCGCGGTGAATGAGCTGCTGGTGGCCTGCACGGCGGCAGCGGCCATGGGGGTGCGCAACATTGTGCTGCATCCTGGCCCTGAAAGGGAGGGGCGGCCGCCGCAGGAGGAATTCCTCCAGCACATGAACCATGCGGCAGACTCCCTGAATATGGTGGCCCGCAAATGCCAGGATCTGGGGGTCAACCTGCTGCTGGAAAACATGCTGCCGCATCTGCTTTTTGGCCACACGAGCGACATGCTCTACCTCCTGGGCCAGATCCGGGAGTGCAATGTGGGCACCTGTCTAGACACAGGCCATGCGAACCTGGCCGGGGAACTGGGAACCGTGGTCCACAAGCTGTCCGGCCACCTGAAAATGCTGCATGCGAACGACAACCGCGGCAACTATGACGCGCATCTCAATCCTGGTGAAGGAGTCATCGACTGGCGCTGGCTGCTGGGAGAGCTGAAGACGCATCAGTTCAAAGGCTCCCTGATCCTGGAGTTGGCGGGGAACGCCAACGAATCCGTGGCCGAGACGCTGGTCCGCGCCCGGCGTGCCTTTGATTATTTGGTGGAGGTAGGCCCAAACAACTGA